A genomic window from Litoreibacter janthinus includes:
- a CDS encoding cytidine deaminase, with protein MSDLLPHALSVRENAHAPYSKFHVGAALRTKAGTIFVGCNVENVAYPEGTCAEAGAIASMVAAGEREIAEVCVVAGSPTPVPPCGGCRQKLAEFAKGDVPVTLATTAGTLEHTTVAALLPGAFDAGHMA; from the coding sequence ATGTCTGATCTGCTGCCACATGCGCTGTCGGTTCGAGAGAACGCGCACGCGCCGTATTCCAAATTTCACGTGGGCGCCGCACTGCGCACCAAGGCGGGCACGATCTTTGTGGGCTGCAATGTAGAGAACGTTGCCTATCCCGAAGGGACCTGTGCGGAGGCTGGCGCGATTGCTTCCATGGTGGCCGCAGGAGAGCGCGAGATTGCGGAAGTCTGCGTTGTGGCAGGCTCGCCGACCCCCGTGCCTCCGTGTGGCGGGTGCCGCCAGAAGCTGGCCGAGTTCGCAAAGGGGGATGTGCCAGTTACACTAGCGACGACCGCAGGCACGCTGGAGCACACCACAGTTGCAGCCCTTCTGCCCGGTGCTTTTG